The Carnobacterium divergens nucleotide sequence TTTTTCATCAACATGAAAGGTAACGGCTGACTGTCTCCACCACCTGTGTTAAACAAGCTCACCAATACGCCTAGAAGAATAACAACCACGATATCATCAACAACCGCAGCGCCTAAAATTGTTGCGCCTTCTTTTGAATCTACTTTGTTTAAATCTTTTAACACTTGAACGGAAATACTAACCGAGGTTGCACTAAACAATACCCCTAAGAAAATCGAGCTTTGAAATGCCATCCCAAAAAGTTCCCCCATCCCAAAACCAAATACCATTGGGAAAACAATGCCTAACAAAGCGACTGAAAGTGCGGGCTTCCAATATTTTCTTAATAAGGCCAAATCGCTCTCTAGTCCCGCAATAAACATTAAAATCACAACACCAATTTCTGCAAAATAATGGATAAACGCATCTGGTTGAATCCATCCTAAAATAGCAGGTCCTAGTATGATTCCTACTAATAGTTCTCCAATCACTGCAGGAACGCCAATTCGATTACATAAGTGACCTGCTACCTTTGTAAACACTAAAATCAAACACAATGACCCTAAAAATGCCATCTAACTACCTCTTTCTTTTCCTGTTTTTTGATAAGTTTTCACCTAATTGCTACGCCTATCTAGTATATCACCTTTAGTCTTGAATCTCACTATTTCTTCTTTCAGGCTATGCCTTCTAGTTGCATTTTAACGTTCTCCATCCCAAACGTACCCTTTGTTTACCAAAACGAGGTCTTCTACTAACTGCTTTTTATCAAAAACAACGCCATGTAATACACCGCCATAAACAGCTCCACCATCAATGCCCACTTTATGATCCTGTTGCCACAATGAAGTGGTTTCATTATCTCCATGAAGTGATGGCGTAATGGTATGACCAAATACAATCGTTTTCCCCGTTTTATTTTCGCCAGTATGAAACGGCTCGCGAATCCACATAAAGTCTCTTTCACTGGTTTTTTTCCAATCACTTTTGGTTAAATCCACACCGGCATGAACGAAGACATAATCCTGCCATTCAAAATAAAGAGGCAAGCCATTTAAAAATTCAATTAATTCAGGGTAATGGCTTTTTACTAACATGCTGATTTCTGTAGGAGAATATTCGGCTTCTAATCCAGTATGAAGTAGACTTTCTAGTGTCCGCATTCCGCCGTTCAAACAATAATTTTCATAACGTTCTTCAGGATCTGCTAAAAATCTAAGTAATAAATCTTCATGATTGCCTTTTAAGTAAATGGCTTGTTTTTCTTCCACTAATTTTTTCCCCAACAAAAAACAGGCCTTTGGATTTTCTCCGCGATCGCCTAAATCCCCAATTAAAACCAATTGTTGCGTGGCTTCCTTCCAATGAGTCAGCATTTTTTCAAAAAGTTGAATCTGTCCATGAATGTCTCCAATTGCTAAAACCTCTTGTGTGTTCATTTTTTAATCCCCCTACTAACGTGCTTTTTTATTATTATACACCTATTATTTGGAAATCCAATATGAGAGGTCATTTAATGATTAAATAAATAGTCCTCAAATGACAATCTGTCACTTTTTATGTTAAAATAAGTCATTCACAAATAGCTTTTTATTAAGAGAGGATGAACTCAATGAATTGGAAAAAAATACTTGGATTTTTAATTGTCATTGCAGCGGTAGTCTTTATCGGTTTCAGTGTCTTTGGTCCAAAAGAAAAAGCAAAAGTAAGTACCGTTTCAACTACAGAGGTCAAAGAGAAAACTGTGGTAGAAACATTGTCTACGACCGGGAAATTAGAGCCTATTGAAACGCAAGATGCTTACGGTCAAGGTGTCGTTTCAGAAGTCAATGTTGCTGTTGGCGATACCGTTGAAAAGGACGCTACTTTAGTCTCTTATCTTGATGGTACAAAATTAAAAGCAAACTTTGCTGGTACCGTAACAGCGCTAAATGTCAAAAAAGATGAGGCTGATTTAAGTGCTCAAACTGCTAAGCCTTCTGTTTCTCTAGCAGACTTAAGCAACTTAAAAGTCGCTATTTCACTTTCTAAATCAGATGCAAGTATTGTCAAAAAAGATCAAGCTGTAACGCTAAGAACTGGAAATGAAACCTTTAAAGGTCGTGTTTCTGCAATCGATCCAGTGGCAACCACCACAACTGGCGCTACTGGTTCAAATACAGCACTCGGCGGCACAATTGTTTTTGATACGCCTCCTGCTGGTTTATTTGCTGGCTTTGAAATCGATGCAGACATTACAACCAACACTGCAGATAATGCCTTAACGATTCCTGTTGAAGCGTTATTGTACGACAAAGAAAATAAACCGTTTGTTTATACGATTAAAAAAGATCAAGCTAAAAAAGTGATGATTGAAACAGGAATTCAATCAGATAACCTTGTTCAAATCAATAAAGGCTTAACTAAAGGAGAAAAAGTAATTCTAACTCCTGACGACAGCATTAAAAATGGTACCCGTGTCACAGCTAAATAAAAGGAGTGAAGAAAGATGATTGATTTAAAAGATATCGTTAAAATCTACCGCACTGGTGGCGAAGAATTAACGGCCTTAAAAAAAATCTCCCTTCACATTCAAGAAGGCGAATTCACTGCAATCATGGGTCCTAGTGGTTCTGGTAAATCAACGATGATGAATATTTTAGGCTTACTTGATCGATTTGATAGTGGCGAATACATTTTGAATGGGGAAAATGTAACAGGATTAAGTGACAATCAAAGTGCCCATGTCCGCAATAAGGAGATTGGATTTGTCTTTCAATCTTTTAATCTAATGCCGCGTATGACGATTCTAGAAAACGTGGAACTGCCAATGGTTTATGGCGGGATCCCTGCAAAAGAGCGTCGCGAACGGGCCTTAAAAGCATTGGACCGAGTGGGATTGAGTGATCGAGTGAAACACCGACCAAATGAAATCTCTGGTGGACAAAAACAACGGGTGGCTATCGCTCGCGCGATTGTCAATAATCCAGCTGTTTTAATGGCAGATGAACCAACTGGTAACTTAGATTCAAAAACGACAATTGAAATTATGCGGATTTTCCAAGAGTTAAATGCAGAAGGGACGACCGTCGTTATGGTTACTCATGAACCTGAAGTTGCCATTTATACAAAACGGATTGTTTCTTTTAAAGATGGCGAAATCCAAGATGACAAAATTCAAGAGAACCAAGTCATTTTATAGGAAAGGAGGGTTTTCATGAATCTAAAAGAGAATTTCAAAATGGCTTTAGACAGTATTTTTGCAAATAAGATGCGCTCATTTTTAACAATGCTAGGCATTATTATTGGGATTGCTTCCGTTATCGCAATTCTA carries:
- a CDS encoding metallophosphoesterase, with protein sequence MNTQEVLAIGDIHGQIQLFEKMLTHWKEATQQLVLIGDLGDRGENPKACFLLGKKLVEEKQAIYLKGNHEDLLLRFLADPEERYENYCLNGGMRTLESLLHTGLEAEYSPTEISMLVKSHYPELIEFLNGLPLYFEWQDYVFVHAGVDLTKSDWKKTSERDFMWIREPFHTGENKTGKTIVFGHTITPSLHGDNETTSLWQQDHKVGIDGGAVYGGVLHGVVFDKKQLVEDLVLVNKGYVWDGER
- a CDS encoding efflux RND transporter periplasmic adaptor subunit, producing MNWKKILGFLIVIAAVVFIGFSVFGPKEKAKVSTVSTTEVKEKTVVETLSTTGKLEPIETQDAYGQGVVSEVNVAVGDTVEKDATLVSYLDGTKLKANFAGTVTALNVKKDEADLSAQTAKPSVSLADLSNLKVAISLSKSDASIVKKDQAVTLRTGNETFKGRVSAIDPVATTTTGATGSNTALGGTIVFDTPPAGLFAGFEIDADITTNTADNALTIPVEALLYDKENKPFVYTIKKDQAKKVMIETGIQSDNLVQINKGLTKGEKVILTPDDSIKNGTRVTAK
- a CDS encoding ABC transporter ATP-binding protein translates to MIDLKDIVKIYRTGGEELTALKKISLHIQEGEFTAIMGPSGSGKSTMMNILGLLDRFDSGEYILNGENVTGLSDNQSAHVRNKEIGFVFQSFNLMPRMTILENVELPMVYGGIPAKERRERALKALDRVGLSDRVKHRPNEISGGQKQRVAIARAIVNNPAVLMADEPTGNLDSKTTIEIMRIFQELNAEGTTVVMVTHEPEVAIYTKRIVSFKDGEIQDDKIQENQVIL